One genomic region from Pecten maximus chromosome 5, xPecMax1.1, whole genome shotgun sequence encodes:
- the LOC117328328 gene encoding PE-PGRS family protein PE_PGRS16-like, producing MDKQMWIWRNSGGWTGRGGYGGTVGDGQTGGYENRGGYGGTVGAGQTEVDMDRQKWIWRKSRGWTDRGGYGRIVGDGQTGGYEKTGGYGGTVGDGQTDLDMDRQRWIWRNSRGWTNRCGYGGTVGDGQAEVDMEEQ from the coding sequence ATGGACAAACAGATGTGGATATGGAGGAACAGTGGGGGATGGACAGGCAGAGGTGGATATGGAGGAACAGTAggggatggacagacaggtgGATATGAAAACAGAGGTGGATATGGAGGAACAGTAGGGGCTGGACAGACAGAGGTGGATATGGACAGACAGAAGTGGATATGGAGGAAAAGTaggggatggacagacagaggtGGATATGGAAGAATAGTAggggatggacagacaggtgGATATGAAAAGACAGGTGGATATGGAGGAACAGTaggggatggacagacagacttGGATATGGACAGACAGAGGTGGATATGGAGGAACAGTAGGGGATGGACAAACAGATGTGGATATGGAGGAACAGTGGGGGATGGACAGGCAGAGGTGGATATGGAGGAACAGTag